A single window of Deltaproteobacteria bacterium DNA harbors:
- a CDS encoding lysophospholipase, producing the protein MNQDADRVRDDGFFEAPDGTRLFWRSVVPAEVKARIVLVHGYSDHSGRYPHVIEAFADRGFAVHAFDYRGHGKSEGRRGHVGRFGEFVSDLSTFVARVRAEITDSAPLFVVAHSHGGLITLRWLLDRPSGLTGAVLTCPFLALGFEPPALKVLAARVIGKIIPHLPLGNELEAENLTRDEAFQEETRNDPLYGHTTTPSWFTQMQQVQEEVKRRASEIVTPLLILQAEADTIVSPEASRKLFDALSVRDKEWESYEGMRHEIYREIGREAPIERTLAWLEKRLG; encoded by the coding sequence ATGAATCAGGACGCGGATCGGGTGAGGGACGACGGCTTCTTCGAGGCCCCGGACGGGACTCGGCTCTTCTGGCGCTCGGTCGTGCCCGCCGAGGTGAAGGCCCGGATCGTCCTCGTCCACGGCTACAGCGACCACAGCGGCCGCTACCCCCACGTGATCGAGGCCTTCGCCGATCGCGGCTTCGCCGTCCACGCCTTCGACTACCGGGGCCACGGCAAGTCCGAGGGCCGCCGCGGCCACGTCGGGCGCTTCGGCGAGTTCGTCTCCGATCTCTCCACCTTCGTCGCGCGGGTGCGCGCCGAGATCACCGACTCGGCGCCCCTCTTCGTGGTCGCCCACAGTCACGGCGGCCTGATCACCCTGCGCTGGCTGCTCGATCGCCCCTCGGGCCTCACCGGCGCCGTGCTCACCTGCCCCTTCCTGGCCCTCGGCTTCGAGCCGCCGGCGCTGAAGGTGCTGGCGGCGCGGGTGATCGGGAAGATCATCCCCCACCTCCCCCTCGGCAACGAGCTGGAGGCCGAGAACCTCACCCGCGACGAGGCCTTCCAGGAGGAGACCCGCAACGATCCCCTCTACGGCCACACCACCACGCCCAGCTGGTTCACCCAGATGCAGCAGGTGCAGGAGGAGGTTAAGCGGCGGGCCTCGGAGATCGTGACCCCCCTGCTGATCCTCCAGGCCGAGGCCGACACCATCGTCAGCCCCGAGGCCAGCCGGAAGCTCTTCGACGCCCTGAGCGTCCGCGACAAGGAGTGGGAGAGCTACGAGGGCATGCGCCACGAGATCTACCGGGAGATCGGGCGCGAGGCGCCCATCGAGCGCACCCTCGCCTGGCTCGAGAAGCGCCTGGGCTGA
- a CDS encoding translocation/assembly module TamB domain-containing protein has protein sequence MSDTPPDGAETPTIRERRRDRYLRRARRVAVVLSVGLLILLLVLALGLRVYLTEERAQAIATEVFAQVLQGRLEMEAFHWERFPERIRLESVRVFAPRGERVMEARELEAEIALVDLLQQRVLLREVILREAVISLLPPQPAAPGRPEPPAFALIEAVLPDGYGEGDPDDDTPSGWRVSLDSLVLEDLDVDLVLESLSVEARGLELAGGSLDLTLPGVEALLEGVKAEAVTLHALERSLTLAPVTIRQGRYHRDAEGPGSHFEVEGARARGEGLELGGELRLSELDLDRDWGLRASLEGQVELDAPALELPDLGGRVTFTIQGSGTLGNPGIELVATAPRLTREELVVEALRLEAGLSEGGLALRRLEAGLGTGRVEASGAARLLPEPGTFELTAKLEKIPAALAEPFGAPAEWLPGKVSGRVGLSGALLTELAADWSLDLRIEGMPRALPAGLPGTVTLKGKGKLDAEKVVLAEGTSLVAGETSVFARGWVRLDDDLRLRLDTRVVSAELGPLAEAFDLKGLGGRAQLQARVEGPIRAPTAGGSLELEGLKNPWLAPLSGLLPFDWDGQSLALKDARVSVVHGTLRATGKVTLLDEGGALVADPRGAFAVEGSGLALSALALPEVEGLLYFEGDLRGSLRAPTGQASARVKRGRLGGVPLETLEALVVAEGQALRLERVKLEPEGGGALGGEGSVDLERETLDLTLRLEGLPTALLRPFLPDLQLAGVIGANLEVEGAWRDPTVRGPIGVEGLVVEGIALGTLGLEIGGQRSALRVDASLIGDAGTVRVEGTLIDDGAGLRSTRLRTEGLRIAPLMPPAPPAAGDAAEADEARAGPAPPPIDALISADLTLEGALPIPEIRGQLRATGLQVKGERLPGGEAIARLTPLPGGVQLSLAALGVLDGQASITLAEGGLTISGDGSLRRFAVSSLVPSLSEYETEIVTAGRLSFDLVGEAWEVATELTTLELSLAGVRLDQQGPVKLRYGAEGLTLEPFLLTGTGGRLRAGGSVGERLALDATGEVDLSLLPPFVEAISRASGRIGIALKIRGTPEAPDLQGEISLNGPAMLRPRTVVREIHLSSGSIELRGSEAILQGIVGEIGSGTFSASGMITLSGERAGAHRLGIRAEGLPLRLPDLVLEVNGMLGVEGTLPETLVRGEVEIVRGRYLQKFELKRFNFRAQEVELDEPLAVTYPWLEGIGLDLTAVSAGGLEVVANAGPLSLDLSLDSDLKIQGTAADPLIEGKISSTQGTIVFPAATLDVTEARIDFEPTGGEGIAPILNLRAEGEVTPPLVGGDAQPTYFITMGLAGDPFEEMPLELTADPSLSQLEVLSLLTTGRVAPDFESGGGGSGAANAALAMVGSQLAAPLTRFVTQQLERNLNLELQLDAGITSEGVTVTAGKEITRRLRLEGSFERSFESRSIATGRARFLLSDRLFLEYTGESVSGASAESKDKDESSSRLELKLRLLGK, from the coding sequence GTGTCTGACACGCCCCCCGACGGCGCCGAGACGCCGACGATCCGGGAGCGGAGACGGGACCGCTACCTGCGGCGGGCCCGGCGGGTCGCGGTGGTCCTCTCCGTCGGGCTCCTGATCCTGCTCCTCGTCCTCGCGCTGGGCCTGCGGGTCTACCTGACCGAGGAGCGCGCCCAGGCCATCGCCACCGAGGTCTTCGCGCAGGTGCTGCAGGGCCGGCTGGAGATGGAGGCCTTCCACTGGGAGCGCTTCCCCGAGCGGATCCGGCTGGAGTCGGTGCGGGTCTTCGCCCCCCGGGGCGAGCGGGTGATGGAGGCCCGGGAGCTGGAGGCCGAGATCGCCCTCGTCGATCTGCTCCAGCAGCGCGTCCTGCTGCGGGAGGTGATCCTGCGCGAGGCCGTGATCTCCCTCCTGCCGCCGCAGCCGGCGGCGCCCGGCCGGCCCGAGCCGCCGGCCTTCGCCCTCATCGAGGCGGTGCTGCCCGACGGCTACGGTGAGGGCGATCCGGACGACGACACCCCCTCGGGCTGGCGGGTGAGCCTCGACTCGCTGGTGCTGGAGGATCTGGACGTCGACCTCGTCCTCGAGTCCCTCTCGGTCGAGGCGCGGGGGCTCGAGCTCGCCGGGGGCAGCCTCGATCTGACGCTGCCGGGGGTGGAGGCCCTCCTCGAGGGGGTGAAGGCCGAGGCGGTCACGCTCCACGCCCTGGAGCGCAGCCTGACCCTCGCCCCCGTGACGATCCGCCAGGGCCGCTACCACCGCGACGCGGAGGGGCCCGGCTCCCACTTCGAGGTCGAGGGCGCCCGGGCGCGCGGCGAGGGCCTCGAGCTCGGCGGCGAGCTGCGCCTCTCCGAGCTGGACCTCGACCGGGACTGGGGGCTGCGGGCCTCCCTCGAGGGGCAGGTGGAGCTCGACGCGCCCGCCCTCGAGCTGCCGGACCTGGGGGGCCGGGTGACGTTCACGATCCAGGGCAGCGGGACCCTGGGCAACCCCGGGATCGAGCTGGTCGCCACGGCGCCGCGCCTCACCCGCGAGGAGCTGGTGGTGGAGGCCCTGCGGCTGGAGGCGGGCCTCTCCGAGGGCGGCCTCGCCCTGCGCCGGCTGGAGGCCGGCCTGGGGACGGGGCGCGTCGAGGCGAGCGGCGCGGCGCGGCTGCTGCCCGAGCCGGGGACCTTCGAGCTCACGGCGAAGCTCGAGAAGATCCCGGCGGCGCTGGCGGAGCCCTTCGGGGCGCCGGCCGAGTGGTTGCCGGGGAAGGTGAGCGGCCGGGTCGGGCTCTCCGGGGCGCTCCTCACCGAGCTCGCCGCCGACTGGTCCCTCGATCTGCGGATCGAGGGGATGCCCCGGGCCCTGCCCGCCGGGCTGCCCGGCACGGTCACCCTGAAGGGCAAGGGGAAGCTCGACGCGGAGAAGGTCGTGCTCGCCGAGGGGACGAGCCTCGTCGCCGGCGAGACCTCGGTCTTCGCCCGGGGCTGGGTGCGCCTCGACGACGATCTGCGGCTGCGCCTCGACACCCGGGTGGTCTCGGCCGAGCTCGGTCCCCTGGCGGAGGCCTTCGACCTGAAGGGGCTGGGCGGCCGGGCGCAGCTGCAGGCGAGGGTCGAGGGGCCGATCCGGGCGCCGACGGCCGGGGGCAGCCTGGAGCTCGAGGGCCTGAAGAACCCCTGGCTCGCCCCGCTCTCGGGCCTCCTCCCCTTCGACTGGGACGGCCAGAGCCTGGCCCTGAAGGACGCCCGGGTCTCGGTGGTCCACGGCACTCTGCGCGCCACCGGCAAGGTGACCCTCCTCGACGAGGGAGGCGCCCTCGTCGCCGATCCCCGCGGCGCCTTCGCGGTCGAGGGCAGCGGGCTCGCCCTCTCGGCGCTGGCCCTCCCCGAGGTCGAGGGCCTGCTCTACTTCGAGGGCGATCTGCGCGGCTCGCTGCGCGCGCCCACCGGTCAGGCGAGCGCGCGGGTGAAGCGCGGGCGGCTGGGCGGGGTCCCCCTGGAGACCCTGGAGGCCCTGGTCGTCGCCGAGGGTCAGGCCCTGCGCCTGGAGCGCGTGAAGCTGGAGCCCGAGGGCGGCGGCGCCCTCGGCGGAGAGGGCAGCGTCGACCTCGAGCGCGAGACCCTGGATCTGACGCTGCGCCTCGAGGGCCTGCCCACCGCCCTGCTGCGCCCCTTCCTCCCGGACCTGCAGCTCGCGGGGGTGATCGGTGCGAACCTGGAGGTCGAGGGCGCCTGGCGTGACCCCACGGTGCGGGGCCCCATCGGCGTCGAGGGTCTGGTGGTCGAGGGGATCGCGCTGGGGACCCTGGGCCTCGAGATCGGAGGCCAGCGCAGCGCCCTGCGGGTGGACGCCAGCCTGATCGGAGACGCCGGCACGGTGCGGGTCGAGGGGACCCTGATCGACGACGGCGCCGGCCTGCGCTCGACGCGGCTGCGGACCGAGGGGCTGCGGATCGCTCCGCTGATGCCGCCCGCCCCGCCCGCGGCCGGCGACGCCGCGGAGGCCGACGAGGCGAGGGCCGGGCCGGCGCCTCCGCCGATCGACGCGCTGATCAGCGCCGACCTCACGCTGGAGGGCGCGCTGCCCATCCCGGAGATTCGCGGCCAGCTGCGCGCGACCGGCCTCCAGGTGAAGGGGGAGCGGCTGCCCGGGGGCGAGGCCATCGCCCGCCTGACGCCCCTGCCCGGCGGGGTGCAGCTGAGCCTCGCGGCCCTCGGGGTGCTGGACGGCCAGGCCTCGATCACGCTCGCCGAGGGTGGGCTGACGATCAGCGGCGACGGCTCCCTCCGGCGCTTCGCCGTCTCCTCCCTCGTCCCCTCCCTCTCCGAGTACGAGACCGAGATCGTCACCGCCGGCCGCCTCTCCTTCGACCTGGTGGGCGAGGCCTGGGAGGTCGCGACCGAGCTCACCACCCTGGAGCTCTCCCTGGCCGGGGTCCGCCTCGATCAGCAGGGCCCGGTGAAGCTGCGCTACGGGGCAGAAGGCCTGACCCTCGAGCCCTTCCTGCTCACGGGGACCGGCGGGCGCCTGCGCGCCGGCGGCAGCGTGGGTGAGCGCCTCGCCCTCGACGCGACCGGCGAGGTCGACCTCTCCCTCCTGCCGCCCTTCGTCGAGGCGATCTCCCGGGCGAGCGGGCGGATCGGGATCGCCCTGAAGATCCGGGGGACGCCGGAGGCGCCGGATCTGCAGGGCGAGATCTCCCTGAACGGCCCGGCGATGCTGCGCCCGCGGACGGTGGTGAGGGAGATCCACCTCTCGAGCGGCAGCATCGAGCTGCGCGGCAGCGAGGCCATCCTCCAGGGCATCGTCGGCGAGATCGGCAGCGGTACCTTCTCGGCCTCGGGGATGATCACCCTCTCCGGGGAGAGGGCCGGCGCCCACCGCCTGGGTATCCGGGCCGAGGGGCTGCCCCTGCGGCTGCCCGATCTGGTGCTGGAGGTGAACGGGATGCTGGGGGTGGAGGGGACGCTCCCCGAGACCCTGGTGCGGGGCGAGGTGGAGATCGTCCGGGGCCGCTACCTGCAGAAGTTCGAGCTGAAGCGCTTCAACTTCCGGGCGCAGGAGGTCGAGCTCGACGAGCCCCTGGCGGTGACCTACCCCTGGCTCGAGGGCATCGGCCTCGATCTCACCGCCGTCAGCGCGGGCGGGCTCGAGGTCGTCGCCAACGCCGGCCCCCTCAGCCTCGACCTCTCCCTCGACAGCGACCTGAAGATCCAGGGGACGGCCGCCGATCCCCTCATCGAGGGGAAGATCTCCTCCACCCAGGGCACGATCGTCTTCCCGGCCGCCACCCTCGACGTGACCGAGGCGCGGATCGACTTCGAGCCCACCGGCGGGGAGGGCATCGCGCCGATCCTGAACCTGCGCGCCGAGGGTGAGGTCACCCCGCCCCTGGTCGGCGGCGACGCCCAGCCCACCTACTTCATCACCATGGGGCTGGCCGGCGATCCCTTCGAGGAGATGCCCCTGGAGCTCACCGCCGATCCGAGCCTCTCCCAGCTCGAGGTCCTCTCCCTCCTCACCACCGGGCGGGTGGCGCCGGACTTCGAGTCGGGGGGCGGCGGCTCGGGCGCGGCGAACGCGGCGCTCGCGATGGTGGGCTCGCAGCTGGCTGCGCCCCTGACCCGCTTCGTCACCCAGCAGCTCGAGCGCAACCTGAACCTCGAGCTGCAGCTGGACGCTGGCATCACCAGCGAGGGGGTCACGGTCACCGCCGGCAAGGAGATCACCCGCCGCCTGCGCCTGGAGGGCTCCTTCGAGCGCAGCTTCGAGTCGCGCTCGATCGCCACCGGGCGGGCGCGCTTCCTCCTCTCCGATCGCCTCTTCCTGGAGTACACCGGGGAGTCGGTGAGCGGGGCCTCGGCCGAGTCCAAGGACAAGGATGAGAGCAGCAGCCGGCTCGAGCTGAAGCTGAGGTTGCTGGGAAAATGA
- a CDS encoding tetratricopeptide repeat protein, whose translation MIAKGAVITVLLLGATACATTTGAAPEPSTRAPSTGAPVDPPAEAGARGGGDLAAMADALRPAPVRPWSSAAAYRHFLEGSVALEDGAYGRAERELAEAVLHDPESAQLHLALARARYHAGKLTSAREAVARAARLDPGLTEAHRLLARIHLATGAKAEAEAALGRAIDSAPDQPEAYVDLAALLLEEERVDEALRIYEVLEGRESREGAPWKALGLDLERAGHLKGARLAFHRAREAVPEDAAAAEHEGRVCQALRDRACAIRAYDDAVVLAEERFPLLVSVARLHGELGQDADARAAEEKLLAGDPGSADTLRQVALSAAERGELELALSRLQRARALAPKRLDLSFFEGYLREMRGEHALALGAFARATADPVYGAEARLARASLLGDLGRDEEALAELRLLGRGRTPPLEAHTLEIEVLARLGDLEGLEGAVARVPAALTHDVRVLTARATALLTLKRPEEALRLLRAELRLRPRDQNLQYLLATVLLQQQRREEALTLMQAVSRADPDRADALNFLAYTWAEKGERLEEAEALARRALELEPNNGYILDTLGWVLLARQRPGEAVEALTRAVRLLPVEAEVLEHLAEAHWQAGQESRARKLFRHLLGLPGLEDSRRERVETRLRQLKAP comes from the coding sequence GTGATCGCGAAGGGAGCCGTCATCACGGTCCTCCTCCTGGGGGCCACCGCCTGCGCGACCACCACGGGTGCCGCGCCGGAGCCCTCCACCCGCGCGCCGAGCACCGGTGCGCCCGTGGACCCGCCGGCCGAGGCCGGCGCCCGGGGGGGTGGGGATCTCGCGGCGATGGCCGACGCCCTGCGGCCGGCGCCGGTGCGGCCCTGGTCGAGCGCGGCCGCCTATCGCCACTTCCTCGAGGGGAGCGTGGCCCTGGAGGACGGCGCCTACGGCCGGGCCGAGCGCGAGCTGGCCGAGGCGGTCCTCCACGATCCCGAGAGCGCCCAGCTCCACCTCGCGCTGGCCCGGGCGCGCTACCACGCGGGGAAGCTCACGTCGGCCCGGGAGGCCGTCGCCCGCGCGGCCCGCCTGGATCCCGGGCTCACCGAGGCGCACCGCCTCCTGGCGCGGATCCACCTCGCGACCGGCGCGAAGGCCGAGGCCGAGGCGGCCCTGGGCCGGGCCATCGACTCGGCCCCGGACCAGCCGGAGGCCTACGTCGATCTCGCGGCGCTCCTGCTGGAGGAGGAGCGGGTGGACGAGGCCCTGCGGATCTACGAGGTGCTCGAGGGCAGGGAGAGCCGGGAGGGCGCGCCCTGGAAGGCGCTGGGGCTGGACCTCGAGCGGGCGGGCCACCTGAAGGGGGCGCGCCTGGCCTTCCACCGCGCCCGGGAGGCGGTCCCCGAGGACGCCGCGGCGGCGGAGCACGAGGGCAGGGTCTGCCAGGCCCTCCGCGATCGCGCCTGTGCGATCCGCGCCTACGACGACGCGGTGGTGCTCGCCGAGGAGCGCTTCCCCCTGCTCGTCAGCGTGGCGCGCCTCCACGGAGAGCTCGGCCAGGACGCCGACGCCCGGGCCGCGGAGGAGAAGCTCCTCGCGGGGGATCCGGGGAGCGCCGACACCCTGCGGCAGGTGGCCCTCTCCGCCGCGGAGCGCGGGGAGCTCGAGCTGGCGCTCTCGCGCCTGCAGCGCGCCCGGGCGCTGGCGCCGAAGCGCCTGGACCTGTCCTTCTTCGAGGGCTACCTGCGCGAGATGCGCGGCGAGCACGCCCTGGCGCTCGGCGCCTTCGCCCGGGCCACCGCGGATCCGGTCTACGGCGCCGAGGCGCGCCTGGCCCGGGCCTCTCTCCTCGGGGACCTCGGGCGGGACGAGGAGGCCCTCGCCGAGCTGCGCCTCCTGGGGCGCGGGCGCACGCCCCCCCTGGAGGCCCACACCCTCGAGATCGAGGTGCTCGCGCGCCTCGGGGATCTCGAGGGGCTCGAGGGCGCGGTCGCCCGCGTGCCGGCGGCCCTGACCCACGACGTGCGCGTGCTCACCGCGCGGGCCACGGCCCTGCTCACCCTGAAGCGCCCGGAGGAGGCCCTCCGCCTCCTGCGGGCGGAGCTGCGCCTGCGGCCGCGGGACCAGAACCTGCAGTACCTCCTGGCGACGGTGCTCCTGCAGCAGCAGCGGCGGGAGGAGGCCCTCACCCTGATGCAGGCGGTGAGCCGGGCGGACCCGGACCGGGCCGACGCCCTCAACTTCCTGGCCTACACCTGGGCCGAGAAGGGAGAGCGTTTGGAGGAGGCCGAGGCCCTCGCCCGCCGGGCCCTCGAGCTCGAGCCGAACAACGGCTACATCCTCGACACCCTGGGCTGGGTCCTCCTGGCGCGGCAGCGCCCGGGAGAGGCGGTGGAGGCCCTGACGCGGGCCGTCCGCCTCCTCCCCGTCGAGGCCGAGGTGCTCGAGCACCTCGCCGAGGCCCACTGGCAGGCGGGGCAGGAGAGCCGGGCGCGGAAGCTCTTCCGGCACCTCCTCGGCCTGCCGGGCCTGGAGGATTCGCGGCGCGAGCGGGTCGAGACCCGCCTGCGGCAGCTGAAGGCACCTTGA
- a CDS encoding POTRA domain-containing protein, with the protein MTRAPALGLVGLLLGLLAPAAARAQDEGALRSECRVEAGDGETFALTLLQTEWKGWPKFCERLALYLRSPEGKRFTPDERSRLLREYPGFERAECSAQEGGVVACAIVPGQIVYRVKIAGKIPFAVLVEDLRRRIFLRPGTVVKELEDTLERQRLRLESYLEKEGFFGSKVLLTTRRVPGAEPAKGLELEVRVEAGRPARLRKIELEGALPAEVDRKEVKKLFTHRTLGMWRDRFIPRRAEQDAEKLEELLKDHGYPEARVEVRWAVDQERHGADLTLELDAGPRVVVRFLGNRSLGTSTLEKKLTFREVGAADTVEAESSAEAMRKAYQERGYHGATVETQLTTPEEGTLWHSFEITEGERASVSAVDFEGNEVMSREQLLREVELKIQPPGLVTRSRLVDEVLAADRRAIERAYVARGYAAAEVKSRSELSPGGKIRVVHSIVEGPRRWVEAMTLEGLPPEIDPKALTEALGLRTGTPYVHSLLGPDRREIHVWLARAGYAGGVVKRDLERPSPSEGGPATLHYRVTPGPKSRFGGILVSGDFRTRVSLLEERLELDPGDDLDLLVLGASRRALLELGPFSTVDLEPLGSWREDGVTWLSVEVKERTATTLDLVLSASTDDGLAFGLDLRDRNLLGRAVRLEARARAGWIFGLIDPAFRVGNSDTADVLLSAPEPFGAPFDVQGTAFYNYREKATFQERRIGIAGGLSRLLLRQTRCKACPDLTAALRYGLSTNDYQSINEEGGNGEADFTNIGRLTPSLKADWRDSFLDPRGGGLLELRFELARPWLSPLSQGASFLRAMVSGQLYLGLGTPFAVDLGEEQVAGGPIVLAMGGRIGLGWPTGGTLTLPESEAFSYGGDASVRGLKLRISQAEGAWPVARSLLEGTVELRWYLLQNVGFGTVQLALFADAAAVSESPAPSFGPLTLTVGPALRYVTPVGPISLAYGYPAVLPAVLANRRPNPVPGEDPLPSLVNRGGRLHLTFGYTF; encoded by the coding sequence ATGACGCGCGCGCCTGCCCTCGGCCTCGTCGGCCTCCTCCTCGGGCTCCTCGCCCCCGCCGCAGCGCGGGCGCAGGACGAGGGCGCCCTGCGCAGCGAGTGCCGGGTCGAGGCGGGCGACGGCGAGACCTTCGCTCTCACCCTCCTCCAGACCGAGTGGAAGGGCTGGCCGAAGTTCTGTGAGCGCCTGGCCCTCTACCTGCGCTCGCCCGAGGGCAAACGCTTCACGCCGGACGAGCGCTCCCGCCTCCTGCGCGAGTACCCGGGCTTCGAGCGGGCCGAGTGCTCGGCTCAGGAGGGAGGCGTGGTGGCCTGCGCCATCGTGCCGGGGCAGATCGTCTACCGGGTGAAGATCGCGGGGAAGATCCCCTTCGCGGTGCTGGTCGAGGATCTCCGGCGCCGGATCTTCCTGCGCCCCGGCACCGTGGTGAAGGAGCTGGAGGACACCCTCGAGCGCCAGCGCCTGCGCCTGGAGTCCTACCTGGAGAAGGAGGGCTTCTTCGGCTCGAAGGTCCTCCTCACCACCCGGCGGGTGCCGGGCGCCGAGCCGGCCAAGGGGCTGGAGCTGGAGGTGCGGGTCGAGGCCGGCCGCCCGGCCCGCCTGCGGAAGATCGAGCTCGAGGGTGCGCTGCCGGCCGAGGTCGATCGCAAGGAGGTGAAGAAGCTCTTCACCCACCGCACCCTGGGGATGTGGCGAGACCGCTTCATCCCGCGCCGCGCCGAGCAGGACGCCGAGAAGCTCGAGGAGCTGCTCAAGGACCACGGCTACCCGGAGGCCCGGGTCGAGGTGCGCTGGGCGGTGGATCAGGAGCGCCACGGCGCGGACCTCACCCTGGAGCTCGACGCCGGCCCGCGGGTGGTGGTGCGCTTCCTGGGCAACCGCTCCCTCGGCACGAGCACCCTGGAGAAGAAGCTCACCTTCCGCGAGGTGGGCGCGGCGGACACGGTCGAGGCCGAGTCCTCGGCCGAGGCGATGCGCAAGGCCTACCAGGAGCGCGGCTACCACGGCGCCACCGTCGAGACCCAGCTGACCACGCCCGAGGAGGGCACCCTCTGGCACTCCTTCGAGATCACGGAGGGGGAGCGCGCGTCCGTGAGCGCGGTGGACTTCGAGGGCAACGAGGTGATGAGCCGGGAGCAGCTCCTGCGCGAGGTCGAGCTCAAAATCCAGCCACCCGGCCTCGTCACTCGCTCCCGGCTGGTGGACGAGGTCCTCGCCGCCGACCGTCGGGCCATCGAGCGAGCCTACGTGGCGAGGGGCTACGCCGCCGCCGAGGTGAAGAGCCGCAGCGAGCTGAGCCCGGGTGGGAAGATCCGGGTGGTCCACAGCATCGTCGAGGGGCCGCGGCGCTGGGTCGAGGCGATGACCCTGGAGGGCCTCCCGCCGGAGATCGACCCGAAGGCGCTCACCGAGGCGCTGGGGCTGCGCACCGGCACGCCCTACGTCCACTCCCTGCTGGGCCCCGACCGCCGGGAGATCCACGTCTGGCTGGCCCGGGCGGGCTACGCCGGCGGCGTGGTCAAGCGTGATCTCGAGCGGCCCTCGCCCTCGGAAGGGGGGCCGGCCACCCTCCACTACCGGGTCACGCCCGGCCCCAAGAGCCGCTTCGGAGGCATCCTCGTCAGCGGCGACTTCCGCACCCGGGTGAGCCTGCTCGAGGAGCGCCTCGAGCTCGATCCCGGCGACGACCTCGACCTGCTGGTCCTCGGGGCCTCCCGGCGGGCGCTGCTCGAGCTGGGGCCCTTCTCCACGGTCGACCTCGAGCCCCTCGGTAGCTGGCGGGAGGACGGGGTGACCTGGCTCTCGGTCGAGGTGAAGGAGCGCACGGCCACGACCCTGGACCTGGTGCTCTCCGCCTCCACCGACGACGGCCTCGCCTTCGGTCTCGACCTTCGCGACCGCAACCTCCTGGGGAGGGCGGTGCGCCTGGAGGCCCGCGCCCGGGCGGGCTGGATCTTCGGCCTGATCGATCCCGCCTTCCGGGTGGGCAACTCGGACACGGCCGACGTGCTCCTCTCGGCCCCCGAGCCCTTCGGCGCGCCCTTCGACGTGCAGGGCACGGCCTTCTACAACTACCGGGAGAAGGCCACCTTCCAGGAGCGGCGCATCGGCATCGCCGGCGGGCTCTCCCGGCTGCTCCTGCGCCAGACCCGCTGCAAGGCCTGCCCCGATCTCACCGCGGCCCTGCGCTACGGGCTCTCGACCAACGACTACCAGTCGATCAACGAGGAGGGTGGCAACGGGGAGGCGGACTTCACCAACATCGGCCGGCTCACGCCCTCCCTGAAGGCGGACTGGCGGGACTCCTTCCTCGACCCGCGCGGCGGGGGCCTCCTCGAGCTGCGCTTCGAGCTGGCCCGCCCCTGGCTCTCTCCCCTGAGTCAGGGCGCCAGCTTCCTGCGAGCCATGGTCTCGGGGCAGCTCTATCTCGGCCTGGGAACGCCCTTCGCCGTCGACCTGGGCGAGGAGCAGGTGGCCGGCGGCCCGATCGTCCTGGCCATGGGCGGACGGATCGGCCTGGGCTGGCCGACCGGGGGGACCCTCACCCTGCCGGAGAGCGAGGCCTTCTCCTACGGCGGTGACGCCAGCGTCCGGGGCCTGAAGCTGCGGATCTCCCAGGCCGAGGGCGCCTGGCCGGTGGCCCGCAGCCTCCTCGAGGGGACGGTCGAGCTGCGCTGGTACCTCCTGCAGAACGTGGGCTTCGGGACGGTACAGCTGGCCCTCTTCGCCGACGCGGCGGCGGTCTCCGAGTCGCCCGCCCCCAGCTTCGGGCCCCTGACCCTGACGGTCGGCCCGGCCCTGCGCTACGTCACGCCCGTGGGGCCGATCTCGCTGGCCTACGGCTACCCCGCGGTGCTGCCGGCGGTGCTGGCCAACCGGCGCCCGAACCCGGTGCCGGGGGAAGATCCCTTGCCCTCGCTCGTGAATCGGGGAGGACGGTTGCACCTGACCTTCGGGTACACTTTCTGA